The Tripterygium wilfordii isolate XIE 37 chromosome 5, ASM1340144v1, whole genome shotgun sequence DNA segment cccccttaataggccttttaagggggAGGCCCAATGGGCCCAGAATTATTTACAGATGTGGATGACATCTTCTCAATCCTCTCAATGAATCCAAGCATTATTTCCTGATTTTTCTCATCTGcacaaaagggaaaagaagatgAACATACACCAAAAACTGGTTAGATTATACTTAGTGAACCTTGGTTATTTTGGAATTTcatttttggtaaccgagaacgacatcatacaaaACTTGTCCATTGAACATACGATATGAGCATAAACTCGGACCGTCATGTGCGCgagcacaaaaatttctcaaagtTGGGTTAAAGTCCAACGCGCGGTTATAAAGGTATTGTTCATAGTGAAAATCAAATTCAGGACTTTTCAAACCCATGCGGTCTCCAAAGAGATGCACCAACAGACAATCATCCAAATGATTTGGTTGGTTATTATAGAAGCCAATCTTCTCAATGAAAATCATGATATCATGGGGTCAACAACAACTAACCTAATTTTGGTATACAATGGCCTTCTGGGTGATGAATCACAACTGGGTCCAGAAATGATTCAAGTAGAGCCATCGCCTCTGGCTTCGCAAAATCTTTCTCACCTACACAGACCATGCCCTTATGAGTAACTTATTATAAATCCTACCATTTTATCTCACTTGGGACATAAAGAGCGAACAAATCAATACCCATGATGTGGAGAGAGGGACACTCAATGAGGGATGAAAATGCAGAGGCAGCCATTTCAGGTAATCCGAACTTGGATCCTCCAAGCTTTCCTCCTGATATGACTATCACAAACTTAATCCTCGGAACCTTGGTCAGAGTCACCCCATGTAACTGCATTCCTGGCAATGCTGCTGTCAGAAGTGCCCCCTAAAATTCAGAACCgccaaggggaaaaaaaaccacgATACAATGTTATAAATCGAATACTAGTGAGAACACCGCATAAATCATTCTTAAAATGGTCGTCTTGGTTGTGAGATACTAGATTTTTTACTTGTAAACCACATCGGTGCCTTACACCTGACTCATGTGGGATAAAAGTCTTAATATACGCAGTTTGGGAAAAAATTGAATGAATGAAACAAATCAGACCTGGGAGAAACCTAGAAACCCGTCAAAGGGTCCATGTTTCATCGTGTAATGCTCTATATAAGCAACACATTCTTCAAAATTCCGGTACTCGCTATAATCCTACATTAAGAACAGAAATATCAAATGTTCAGCTCACAAAGATTGATAGAcgatttttggccactacaaCGGGTTTGTTCATAAATCTTAAATATGATAATTGAATTTGTAGAGGGAGTATTGGGTTATTCTGACCTCGTTAGCTTGAAACCACTCAAAGTAAGGAGGATCGAATATGCCTTCATGACCAGACTTTCCTTCAGCAGGAAATGGGGCATTGAGGAAATGAAGATCCAGCCTTTCGAGCACTGTTTCAGGCCATACAGAGACCTGTTTCTTGAGAATCTCTGCACTTGACCTGAATCCATGAAGGCACAGAATTCTGGGTTTTCTCTTGATGTGATTTTCCTCCATTTCGTTTTGCTTTCTTTTCGTTTCAATGTCTGATATGTATCAATTACTTGGTGTTAGTGTTGTCTAAAAAGACAACGGAAGAGATAGCACATTGTGATAGAATTGCCAGCAAATAACCAAAGTTAATTGCTTTGTATTTTCGTAGGTGGCCAACATTTGGTGAGAAATTGATTACATGATCAATAATTCAACAAGATGTGCAGCCCGATTAAATGCTCTTTGGTGTAATTGGGTTTTTGGATGAGAGAGAATTACTCAAGTTGTGGTTGTAATAATTTTCCTCATCTCGAGTCCATGCGGTTTGACTCTCAAAGATTCATCAATTAGGCCAACATCCAAGTGGCCGGACAACCAGTTTAGATTGAATGCCCATACAACTTGATTGTGTCATTTCACTTCATATAATTCTAAGCAATAATTTGACCCTGTAATATTACATAGAACATTTGGTGCTTACAGTGGGGGAAATTTTCCACAATCGAAGATTTGGTTTTAGGGGCCACTGGCAATCCCGCAAAACCCACAAGAAGCATTAGAAGCTCCTTGGCCGGAGGGGTTCCAGCCAAAGAAGCTTCGACGATCTAGTCAATCATGTGTTTTCTCTGAAGTGAAAGTATATTCTTTTGTGAAGAAATGAACTCTGGTTTTACCTGACGCCGAAGCCTCCTTTTATAGTAGAAATTGGTTCGTAACACTCAAATAAGGATCTTAAGAATTGATGGGTTTGGAGTATATTTAGGCGTGTGTGAGAATAAATCCATTGGATTTGGTATTTTCCGGGAGAGAGGTTAACTATTTTAGATCTGTTGTCATAAATGACATGTGTCTCGAGAAGATTACAAAGTGATTGATAGGACATGA contains these protein-coding regions:
- the LOC119998988 gene encoding esterase OVCA2-like; translated protein: MEENHIKRKPRILCLHGFRSSAEILKKQVSVWPETVLERLDLHFLNAPFPAEGKSGHEGIFDPPYFEWFQANEDYSEYRNFEECVAYIEHYTMKHGPFDGFLGFSQGALLTAALPGMQLHGVTLTKVPRIKFVIVISGGKLGGSKFGLPEMAASAFSSLIECPSLHIMGIDLFALYVPSEIKW